The region AACCTACGAAGCCTTTAGGGCGCAATTGGCAAAGGAAGCCTGGAGAGTAAACCCTCATGGGCCAACTCCAGGCCTTTCTGAGACTTTGCATGGTGTCGAATGCCTGTCGGATGACCAGGCCTGGGCTGTATGCCAGCATCTCTGCAAGAGCCCCGAAAGTCTGGCCCCTCTCGGGGGAGAGGCACGCGACGTCTGGCGGGTTTCTTTTGCTGGACGACCATCCCTTGTCCTGATGTACCGCAAGGTGAGACAACGTGCAGTTCTTGAACGCAATGTACTGGTGCATTTGCGCAAAGCCGGACTGTCTGTCCCGAAAGTGCATGCGGCACAAGGCCACTGGCTTGTGACAGAGGATCTGGGCGATCTGCGATTGCCGCTTGTTCTGTCACAGAAATCACGGCACCAGCAGCAGATTCTCATTGAAAAGGCGCTTCAGTCTCTTCTGACTTTGCAGAAACTGGGACATCAGATTGGTTTGAGCGAGAAGGTCGCCCCCATTGGCAAGAGTGCCAGCTGGGTGAGCAATCTGTCCAATGCGCCGAGAAAACTCGCAAGACTGGCGCAAGTGGAACCAAGTCCGGCTCTTGATCTGGATGGCATTCATCAGCTTCTAACCTGCACGGAACGTCGGTTTATCAAATGGGATGCGCGTCTTGGCAATGCGATGGTCGGGGAAGGTGGTACCATCCGCTGGTTTGATTTTGAGCATTGCGGCACACGCGATCCTCTCGACGACCTTGCCTGGTTCTTTGGTGATGAGACCCTGCCCAACGATCTTGTTCAGGATGACTTCATCTTCGAGGAAATTCTGCCCGCTTTCTGCAGACACCGGCCACAGGCTGCGGGGCAGCGCTATCTCAGGGTAATGGCGACGCTGCACATGTGTATTCGTCTGTCGAATATTCTCATCAAGAAAGACGGCCGGTTGTGGTGGGATAATCAGGCCTGCCTGGACAATGACAGCATACTGGTGACAGAAAGCGGGTTCGCCGCTCTGTGCCAGCGTGCTGCATCATGGGCAGGTCGGGACAAGCTGACAGCACCGCTTGTTGAATGGCTGCTGGATCTGCCCGATCATATCCAGACAGAAAAAACGGCGCTGGTTGGTCCGGTTACGGTTCAGTTTACCTGAAGGACCTACAGCACATTCATTCTATGTCGGTTCACTTGACCGGCCTTTGCTGCTCATGCCACATCTCTGTCAGCACAATGATTAAGAGGGTCCGGCATGAAGCCCACAAGTTCCACCTATACCGGAATGCCGACGACAGTGTTTGAGGTTATGTCCGGCCTTGCCCGCGAGCACGGCTCGATCAATCTGGGGCAGGGGTTTCCAGACACAGATGGACCGGAAGATATCCGCCGGGTTGCAGCTGATGCCCTGATGGAAGGCCCCAATCAGTATCCGCCCATGGTCGGTATTCCGGAGCTCAGGCAGGCGGTTGCTGCTGCCAATA is a window of Coralliovum pocilloporae DNA encoding:
- a CDS encoding phosphotransferase, which gives rise to MEGTYEAFRAQLAKEAWRVNPHGPTPGLSETLHGVECLSDDQAWAVCQHLCKSPESLAPLGGEARDVWRVSFAGRPSLVLMYRKVRQRAVLERNVLVHLRKAGLSVPKVHAAQGHWLVTEDLGDLRLPLVLSQKSRHQQQILIEKALQSLLTLQKLGHQIGLSEKVAPIGKSASWVSNLSNAPRKLARLAQVEPSPALDLDGIHQLLTCTERRFIKWDARLGNAMVGEGGTIRWFDFEHCGTRDPLDDLAWFFGDETLPNDLVQDDFIFEEILPAFCRHRPQAAGQRYLRVMATLHMCIRLSNILIKKDGRLWWDNQACLDNDSILVTESGFAALCQRAASWAGRDKLTAPLVEWLLDLPDHIQTEKTALVGPVTVQFT